The genomic DNA CCCTACGACGCCCTCCTCGGGCGCGACACGGAGCAAGTGCCATGAGCCCCTTGAAGGAACGCCTCAACACCCTGGGCCTGCATCACACCAGTGCCGCGCTCGATGACCTCATTGCCCTGGCCACCAAACGCAGGTGGGGCCCCACCGAGTTGCTGGAAGCCATCACCGAGGAAGAGACGAAGGACAGAGCCCGGCGCAGCGTGGAGCGGCGCCTGTCGCGCAGCAAGCTGGGCGCGCTCAGGACGATGGCCGACTTCGACTGGGGCTGGCCCAAGCGCATCGACAGGACAGCCGTCGAGGGCGCCCTGGCGCTGGACTTCATGGCCCGCCCCGCCAACGTCGTCCTCGTCGCGCCCCAAGGACTGGGCAAGACGATGATTGCTCAGAATATCGCCTACAACGCCGTGCAGGCTGGGCACCCCGTCCTCTTCACCACCGCCTCCCAGTTGCTGCTCGACTTGGGAAGCCAGGACTCCGCTCGCGCTCTCGACAGGCGCCTGAAGCACTACTGCACTCAGGCGGGGTTGCTCGTCATCGACGAGATTGGCTACCTCTCCTACGACGCCAGGAACGCCGACCTCCTCTTCCAGGTGGTGTCGCGCAGGTATGAGAAGAAGCCGATTGTCCTGACGACCAACCTC from Myxococcus xanthus includes the following:
- the istB gene encoding IS21-like element helper ATPase IstB, translated to MSPLKERLNTLGLHHTSAALDDLIALATKRRWGPTELLEAITEEETKDRARRSVERRLSRSKLGALRTMADFDWGWPKRIDRTAVEGALALDFMARPANVVLVAPQGLGKTMIAQNIAYNAVQAGHPVLFTTASQLLLDLGSQDSARALDRRLKHYCTQAGLLVIDEIGYLSYDARNADLLFQVVSRRYEKKPIVLTTNLPFSEWTTIFPNAACAIALIDRVIHHASIISIEGDSYRRRMAEESRAERKARKS